A window from Fragaria vesca subsp. vesca linkage group LG5, FraVesHawaii_1.0, whole genome shotgun sequence encodes these proteins:
- the LOC101292895 gene encoding O-glucosyltransferase rumi homolog, which translates to MLRGSRLVRPLHLQGAKKRLASLIKRPPANTIFFLGFLIIAAILSSFWIHLSSANQTEVITDKHEISPKVVEFPLNCSIGINQTQSCPTNYPIAFSTDRLDASSNTTCPDYFRFIHEDLKPWRGTGITRDMVENAKKTAHFRLVIVDGKAYVEKYKKSIQTRDVFTIWGILQLLRRYPGKVPDLELMFDCDDIPVIRSRDYRGQNSTQVPPLFRYCGDRWTKDIVFPDWSFWGWAEINIKPWGSLLKDVKKGNERSKWMEREPYAYWKGNPFVAETRRDLLKCNVSDTQEWNARLFIQDWILESQQGFKQSDVANQCTHRYKIYIEGYAWSVSEKYILACDSVTLLVKPNYYDFFTRSLRPVHHYWPIRNGNKCKSIKFAVDWGNNHKQKAQAIGKAASNFIQQELKMDYVYDYMFHLLSEYAKLSKFEPRIPEGATHLCAETLACPADESQKKFMTESLMKSPSMTSPCIVPPPYEPQDLGNLYRNNINLIKQVEMWEDKYWESIHNKQQ; encoded by the exons ATGTTGCGCGGATCTCGCTTGGTCAGACCTTTACATCTTCAGGGTGCAAAAAAGAGGCTTGCCAGTTTGATAAAGAGGCCTCCAGCTAATACCATCTTCTTCTTGGGTTTCCTAATCATTGCAGCCATACTATCTTCTTTCTGGATTCACCTT TCGTCTGCGAATCAAACAGAAGTGATCACCGACAAGCATGAGATATCCCCCAAAGTAGTCGAGTTTCCACTCAACTGTTCTATTGGTATCAATCAAACACAATCATGTCCAACAAACTACCCTATAGCCTTCTCTACTGATCGTCTTGACGCATCGTCCAACACTACATGCCCGGATTATTTTCGGTTCATCCACGAAGATCTAAAGCCATGGAGAGGCACAGGAATCACAAGGGACATGGTGGAGAATGCAAAGAAGACTGCACATTTTCGGCTAGTGATTGTTGATGGAAAGGCTTATGTTGAAAAGTACAAGAAGTCCATACAGACAAGGGATGTGTTCACCATATGGGGCATTTTGCAGCTTCTTAGGAGGTACCCCGGGAAAGTACCTGACTTGGAGCTCATGTTCGACTGTGATGACATTCCGGTCATCCGATCACGGGACTACCGTGGACAGAACTCGACACAGGTGCCACCGCTGTTCCGGTACTGTGGTGATAGATGGACAAAAGACATTGTGTTCCCTGATTGGTCTTTCTGGGGCTG GGCTGAGATAAACATAAAACCATGGGGAAGTTTGTTGAAAGATGTCAAGAAAGGTAACGAGAGAAGCAAATGGATGGAAAGAGAACCTTATGCATACTGGAAAGGGAACCCTTTTGTAGCCGAAACAAGGAGAGACCTTCTCAAATGCAACGTCTCGGATACACAGGAGTGGAATGCTCGCTTATTCATCCAG GACTGGATCCTTGAATCTCAACAAGGCTTCAAGCAATCAGATGTAGCAAACCAATGCACACATAG GTATAAGATATATATTGAGGGTTATGCATGGTCTGTTAGTGAGAAGTACATTCTGGCATGTGATTCAGTAACATTGCTGGTGAAACCAAACTACTATGATTTCTTCACTAGAAGTCTGCGACCAGTGCACCATTACTGGCCTATAAGGAATGGGAACAAATGCAAATCCATTAAGTTTGCTGTAGACTGGGGAAACAATCACAAACAGAAG GCACAAGCAATTGGGAAAGCAGCAAGCAACTTCATTCAGCAAGAACTGAAGATGGACTATGTGTATGATTACATGTTTCATCTACTAAGTGAATATGCCAAACTATCCAAGTTTGAGCCAAGAATACCTGAAGGAGCTACACATTTGTGTGCAGAGACTCTCGCTTGCCCTGCAGATGAGTCACAAAAAAAGTTCATGACCGAGTCGTTGATGAAGAGTCCATCTATGACCAGCCCCTGCATTGTGCCGCCTCCTTATGAACCCCAGGATCTTGGAAACCTTTATAGGAATAACATCAATTTAATCAAACAAGTAGAGATGTGGGAGGACAAGTACTGGGAGAGTATCCATAATAAGCAGCAGTAA
- the LOC101298313 gene encoding putative methyltransferase DDB_G0268948-like isoform 1, translating into MMCVSFLNISSYLEGGRMAGLFDKQAEVYLEARPTYPKEWYMKLAALTPKHSLAWDVGTGNGQAACSLSEHYQQVVGSDISEEQLKHAMQHPRVRYIHTPTSISEDEMINLIAGGHENSVDLITVAEAIHWFDLPQFYSLVRRLLRKAGGVIAVWGYNNTVVSLDFDLLMKPLHKKMLPYYDPKTSYLWEGYRTLPFPFESVGLGREGEPMELDIKREQSFQGLVRFMRSCSAVTTAKDQGVDLLPEEVIEELKQVWGGPDLVRSVTVKAFTLVGKL; encoded by the exons ATGATGTGTGTTTCTTTCCTCAACATTTCTAGTTACTTGGAAGGAGGAAGAATGGCAGGTCTATTCGACAAGCAGGCAGAGGTGTACCTGGAAGCTCGCCCAACATATCCTAAGGAATGGTATATGAAACTGGCTGCTCTCACCCCCAAACATTCTTTAGCCTGGGATGTTGGAACCGGCAATGGCCAAGCTGCTTGTAGT CTTTCAGAGCATTACCAGCAAGTAGTGGGAAGCGACATCAGTGAAGAACAATTGAAGCATGCCATGCAACACCCTCGAGTTCGATACATTCATACTCCAACATCAATCTCAGAGGATGAAATGATCAACTTAATAGCCGGTGGTCATGAAAATTCAGTGGACTTGATTACAGTGGCGGAAGCCATTCATTGGTTTGATCTCCCCCAATTCTATTCCCTTGTCAGACGCCTTCTGCGCAAAGCCGGAGGCGTCATCGCAGTTTGGGGCTACAACAACACGGTTGTAAGCCTCGATTTCGATCTTTTGATGAAGCCTTTACACAAAAAGATGTTACCATATTATGACCCGAAAACAAGCTACTTGTGGGAGGGTTACAGGACACTTCCATTTCCATTTGAGAGTGTTGGTTTAGGTCGTGAAGGAGAGCCTATGGAACTTGACATAAAAAGGGAGCAATCATTTCAGGGGCTTGTGAGGTTTATGAGGTCTTGCTCTGCAGTCACTACGGCTAAAGACCAGGGTGTGGATTTGTTGCCTGAAGAGGTGATTGAAGAGTTGAAACAAGTTTGGGGTGGTCCTGATCTGGTTAGATCCGTCACGGTGAAGGCTTTTACTCTTGTTGGCAAACTTTGA
- the LOC101298313 gene encoding putative methyltransferase DDB_G0268948-like isoform 2 — MAGLFDKQAEVYLEARPTYPKEWYMKLAALTPKHSLAWDVGTGNGQAACSLSEHYQQVVGSDISEEQLKHAMQHPRVRYIHTPTSISEDEMINLIAGGHENSVDLITVAEAIHWFDLPQFYSLVRRLLRKAGGVIAVWGYNNTVVSLDFDLLMKPLHKKMLPYYDPKTSYLWEGYRTLPFPFESVGLGREGEPMELDIKREQSFQGLVRFMRSCSAVTTAKDQGVDLLPEEVIEELKQVWGGPDLVRSVTVKAFTLVGKL, encoded by the exons ATGGCAGGTCTATTCGACAAGCAGGCAGAGGTGTACCTGGAAGCTCGCCCAACATATCCTAAGGAATGGTATATGAAACTGGCTGCTCTCACCCCCAAACATTCTTTAGCCTGGGATGTTGGAACCGGCAATGGCCAAGCTGCTTGTAGT CTTTCAGAGCATTACCAGCAAGTAGTGGGAAGCGACATCAGTGAAGAACAATTGAAGCATGCCATGCAACACCCTCGAGTTCGATACATTCATACTCCAACATCAATCTCAGAGGATGAAATGATCAACTTAATAGCCGGTGGTCATGAAAATTCAGTGGACTTGATTACAGTGGCGGAAGCCATTCATTGGTTTGATCTCCCCCAATTCTATTCCCTTGTCAGACGCCTTCTGCGCAAAGCCGGAGGCGTCATCGCAGTTTGGGGCTACAACAACACGGTTGTAAGCCTCGATTTCGATCTTTTGATGAAGCCTTTACACAAAAAGATGTTACCATATTATGACCCGAAAACAAGCTACTTGTGGGAGGGTTACAGGACACTTCCATTTCCATTTGAGAGTGTTGGTTTAGGTCGTGAAGGAGAGCCTATGGAACTTGACATAAAAAGGGAGCAATCATTTCAGGGGCTTGTGAGGTTTATGAGGTCTTGCTCTGCAGTCACTACGGCTAAAGACCAGGGTGTGGATTTGTTGCCTGAAGAGGTGATTGAAGAGTTGAAACAAGTTTGGGGTGGTCCTGATCTGGTTAGATCCGTCACGGTGAAGGCTTTTACTCTTGTTGGCAAACTTTGA
- the LOC101305852 gene encoding actin-depolymerizing factor 7-like encodes MAVHDDCKLRFLELKAKRSYRFILFKIEQQQIVVDKLGEPNDSYDDFTSSFPPDECRYAVYDFDFITEENCQKSKIFFIAWSPDPSKVRMKMVYASSKDRFKRELDGISFELQATDPSEMSLDIVKGRAC; translated from the exons ATGGCTGTGCACGATGACTGCAAGCTGAGGTTCTTGGAGCTAAAGGCAAAGAGGAGCTATCGTTTCATTTTGTTCAAGATTGAGCAACAGCAAATTGTGGTTGATAAGCTCGGGGAACCTAATGACAGTTACGATGATTTCACCTCCAGTTTTCCACCTGATGAGTGTCGTTATGCTGTCTACGATTTCGATTTCATTACCGAAGAGAACTGCCAGAAAAGCAAGATTTTCTTCATCGCATG GTCACCGGATCCATCAAAGGTGAGGATGAAGATGGTGTATGCAAGTTCAAAGGACAGATTCAAAAGAGAATTGGACGGCATTTCATTCGAGTTGCAAGCAACAGATCCAAGTGAGATGAGCTTGGACATAGTGAAAGGGCGAGCCTGCTAA